From the Macaca nemestrina isolate mMacNem1 chromosome 7, mMacNem.hap1, whole genome shotgun sequence genome, the window CCAAAGCAAGTATAGTGGAAAATACTACTTAACAGTAGACTGAGATGCTGTAAGAATTAACATTCTGGGTGTAAAGGGCAATACAAAtcacagtgtctgacacacagTAGACTCAGTGAATTATATTGAATTGAGTGAATAGATGGAGTAAGGgtgtaagaaaagaagaaaggaagaaaggaaagaaggaatgaattaGAAGAAATTAGCCAAAAAGCTAGGACTTAGGCTATGTAGGCTATGATCATAGCTTGAATGACCCTAGGCAAGtccctcagtttctcatctgggCAACAGAAACAACGTCTTCCTTATTGGTtttctgtgagaaataaatcaaattacGTAGAGAGATATGTGGTTGAAAGCACCTGACAGTCATAAGACCTGCAGATCAGTATCAGTTCAATAcaattcatcaaatatttgctAAGCACTTACTATTTGCCTGGCATTGTATCCTGGGTGCTAGAATTATGTAGAGATGAATAAGACAGCCAGGCTTGTACCCTGGATAAGGCAACTGGGATGGAGGCAGTCCCAGTTCTTGATCTtaggacttttattttatttttcatatattcctAATAGACTCTTGAAATCCCCCTCTGGTTGAGCTGCCCCAGTCCTTACCCACTGAAAACCCACAAGTCTATTAGAGGAGACAAAACTGTAAACCGAAAATTCCAAAGTTGTGAACTGCAACAATGGTGGTCCCTAGAAGTAGGAAGGAAATAAGGAGGGGCTGAGGAACTGGAGCAGCGGAGTTGGGTGAAGGCACCTGAAAGGGACGATGCATGGGCTgaattacagaaaataaacaggAGTTCCTATATAACGAAAAAGCAGAGAAAGGGCATTTCAGATCACAGGAAGCATCACATGCAAAGccaaagaaacaggaaattgCTAATTCCAGCTTCTGCCATTAACTGGCTCTTTTTAACCTTTCTGGAATTTCCTCAGGGTCCTCTGGAATTTCAGTCTTCTCATCTCAGAAAATGAAGGTCGGGGTGGAAAGAAAGAATCTAGAGTTCGGGAAGATGTTTTCTAACTGGATACCTCCATGCTAGAGCATAAAGAAAAGGGGTAGCTTTAAAAATGGCACGAGCCAGAAGCCCCATGTTTTGTGACTATCAAGATGACAGGCAGAGCCTGCAGCCATTCAGAAGCTTTCtccacttgatcttagccaaaagaccAAGAAGCGATCAGAAATTTTCTCAAAGATTAATTTACCCACTTCACCAGTACTTAGGGCGTGGACTGAGCCAGGGCCAATGCTATCAAAAAGACCACAGTCTagcagagggaggcaggcagtaaATAGGTATATGAATACTTGGAAACCACATTGGTCTGTACACTCTGAGTGCATGGGGACCGGATAACAGAAGCTCCCAGGACGTGCAGGTCACGTCCAGGTGACATGCAGGTTGAGTGACGGTTTATCTCCTAGCCAAATTAACTTCCTGTTTCCTCATCCAGCCTCACCTTCTCCCAGAAGCCGAAAACATTTTCAGCCGCCAATTTTTCCTTGGCAGGACGACAGGGTGCCCTCTCTTCACCTGCAACCTTTCCCAGGCCTTGCCTGGGGCTCCACGCACTCACTGCAAATGCGGGTCCCAGAGCTGACCACAAAGTGCCTGCTCCCGCGACAGCTTCGCGCAGACCTGAGTGCCCAGTGCAGAGCCCCCGGCGTCGTGGGAGAGGGTGGCGGGAAGGCGGGATGTGCAGCGCCTCTGGGTTGGGCCGCGGCAGCTGGGCGGGACTCAGCCTACAGTATAAAAGGGGAGCGCCACTCTCCCGGCCGCAGTACTGAAAGTGGCGCCCCAGCAGCGGGCTAGGGACCACTGGCACTGAGCTTGCAACCAGTCCCAGAGACACTGAAGAAGAAAGGTCTGATTTCTATTTATTCGTTTATTTAGTACAAAAGAACGGAAGCAGGGCTGATTTGTGGGTGCAGAAAGCAAGGCTGGAACTGGTCCAGGGTCTTAAACACGTCGGGACGGTTACAGGGTCCGGGGGAGGGAATCCAGCCGCGTCAAGGGGCTCCAGCAGCCCCAGGCGCCCAAACTCAGCAGCTTCTCTCTCCCGCAGGCGCATCTCTTCCCGCCACTcctagcctcagcctccaaggatGCGGCTCCTCGAGAAACTCTGCTCCTCCAACTCAGGCAGCTCCGCGCCGAAGCCCGCCTTTGCTAAAGTGCTCACGCCGAATCGCATCCCCGAATTCTGCATCCCGCCGCGGCTCCCGGCGCCCTGCGCGCTCGAGTCTCCAAGCCGGGCCGCCGCCCTGCCCCGGCGCTGCGCCGCTGAACGCGACCTGTGGCCCCGCGCGGCAGACGAGGACGCCGGCCGCACGGACTGGGACCCGCGCTCGCAGGCCGCGTTGTCGCTGCCGCACCTGCCCCGTGTGCTCACCGCCTACGGCTTCTGCGTGCTGCTCGAGAGCCCGCACACGCGTCGCAAGGAGTCGCTCCTGCTCGGGGACCCGTCCGCGCCCCGGCCTCGGACCCGCGCCTATGGCGGCGGCTGCGGCCCGGACGCCCCCCTGGAGACCCTGTGCGGCCCGCGAGCTCCGGGCCCGGCCACCCCCGCGGTCCCCGGCCGTCCCCGCCCGCCCCAGGACGCGCTCGTCCGGCGGCCCCGCGGCTGCCATCTTCTGCGCGCCCCCGACGGGCTGCTGAGCCGCGCGCTGCGGGCCAGGAGGAGTCGCCGCCTGGCCCGCGCCCGCTCCGTCTCCAGCGGGAACGAGGACAAGGAGCGCCGCGCGGGCTCCCAGTCCCCGGCCCGGGCCCCCTCCGCCAGCCCGTCTTCGTCCCGGGACCCGCTTCCTGAGCTCCTGGAGGCCGAGGGCACCCTGGCTCTGGGCCGCGCCGGCGACGCCCTGCGCCTGGCCGCCGAGTACTGTCCGGAAACCGGGCGCCTCCGTCTCCGGCTGCTCCCGGCTGAGGGCCTCGCAGGAGGCGCCCCGGGGCCTCGTGCCGTCCGCTGCCGCCTCAGCCTCGTCCTACGCCCTCCGGACACCGCGCGTCGGCAATGCAGCATTGTGGTGGGGCGCAGCCGCAAGGCCTCCTTTGACCAGGACTTCTGCTTCGACGGCCTCTCGGAGGACGAGGTGCGCCGCCTGGCTGTTCGCGTCAAGGCCTGGGACGAGGGCCGCGGCCGGGAGCGGGGCCGCCTGCTGGGCCAGGGTGAGCTGTCCCTGGGCGCCCTCCTGCTGCTCTGAGGGCCCAGCCGTCCCCAAGGCGCTCTGCCCCGGAGACTCAGGACACTGACAGCCGCGTggtacaaaataaatgttatttatttttctatttatgatACTGCTTTATTGACATTTTAGTTTCTCTCAGTCCACATTTGTCATCGTTTATTGGtatagaagaaaaagataatgacTCCCCGTTCTGTTCACAGGACCCCCATTCCTCTTTCCAGACCAGTTTTTACATTCCAAGGAAAAATGGGTTGGTTTGGGACTGGGAGAGAAAGGAAGTACACCCATTGCGTTGTTTTTCATTCCTTCCGATTTTCTATAATtgtttaacagttttttttttttttaaataaagcaagtTATTCATTCAGAGTCATGCCCAGTGTTACGATTCATATACACAGCTTTACATATTGATGCGGCATAGGTAATAGCCTAACTTGTGTGCGCGCACGTGCACACATCAGAGTGAGACATAAGGATGAATACCTTGGTGGGAAGAACAGGTTTCTTTTGGAAGTTAAGTTTTCAAAAATtgctgaggaaaagaaatggGAAGTGGAGGACCTTCCAATAGATGGTTATGTAGGGAATAGGTATTCCTGGGGTCTTTCTCTTACCTAGGAAATCttagaaaataaatctttcctGCCTCTGTAAACAAGGTGATATTTTTTGTGGCATTCTCTCACCTAGCTGTGTGTCTAATTACACAGTAATTAGCTTGCCGTAGGATTTCCTAGATGAGTTAAGAAGTAAATTGTCAGTTTCTTGAACACTGGGTTCTACAGAGTGTTTTTAAAATCCAACtgattttcatttgttaattcaACAAATAAACCTGAGTCCACTGGAAACTGATTACACCCAAGAGAATTTGCCCTGCGCTACAGGAATCCACCATGTAGTGGAAAGCACAATGGAGTGGGAGACAGATACagagttcaatttttttctgccaCTTGTCTGGACTAGGGCAAATCAGttaatctccctgagcctcaTTTTCTCCATCAGTGAAAAGGGAGTAATAGCTACCTCACATGGTTTTGTGAAGATATGCCTTAATATCCAAATAACCCTTGAATACATGTGAAATATGATAGCAAACCTGAAAAGACTTGCACTGTACTGTTGAACAGTGCTCAATAATGTTCCAGAGAATGAACTCCTTCAGGTCTCCTTTCTTAACAGTTGTTTCTCCCTGCTCCTGAAGTGGAGCCTGGCAAAGGTATGGCTACCTGAGACTGAAGACTTAGAAGAGCCAGGAGAGGGAAAGTAGAACCCTTTAGTATCCCCATGGTAAATTTCCCCATGAGCAACAGTTTGCACTCATTCTCCATCAGAAATTTCTTCTGCATTGTTGTTACAATAATGAGATCTCGGTACAAATTTGATCAGACTAAAAATCCtggattttaaatattatttcaaagtGAACAAATcagcctttaaaaataatctcatcaAACTACTTTTGAAATTGAGAAAACACCACAGAGATGACATGCCCAAAGCTATACAGCTCATGTGCATAGCTGAATTCAAACAAGAACCAAGTGTTCTGACTTCTCTGAAGACTGACCCACCCTTGTGGGTCAGAGGAAGTGAGGCCAGTGTGTTGGAGGAAAGTATTCCAAGAAGAGACTGTTCAACCtatgtattcatatataaatacatatgtattcgTAAATAACCTAtgtattcataaataaatatattcataaatacatgtttttatttagtaaaaataaatacatgtatttagtAAAAATGGAATTAGTTTCATTCTGTAGACCTCAGAGAACATAATGAAGATGACATACATAAAGACGTCATTCCTTTTCAGAGGGCTCAATTTGACAAAAATGAAACTTCATGTAAAAAATTGACTTAATAGGTAAAGAATCTGGAATGAGCACTTGATGAAATACAACATTTGTTTGTGActgataatatatatttatataaatttgtatattttatatatttacacaaatatgtaaatttatataaatatatatagtgtcAAGATCACTGAAATCTgagagtgacatcagcaagatggctgactagaagcggCATGCAGTAGTTCTCCTGTGctgggcttatttcacttaacatcatttTCACTAGGTTCATCCACATcgttgcaaatgataggatttcattttttaatggctgaatagcaATCCATTGTGTATAGAtactaaattattttatccattcattccttgatggacacttaagttgattccataccTTAGCTAGTGTGAATAGTGCACCAATTAAGATGGGAGTAAAGATATcttttcaacatactgatttcctttcctttgaatatatacccactagtgaaattgctggagcctatagtagttctattttcaaatttttgaagAATGTTTGTCATCTTCATAATGggtgtattaatttacattcccaccaacagtgtataagagttctgCCTTCTCTATGTTGTTGCtagcatttgttttttgtttttgtctttttggtaatagccacaTTAGCTGAGGTGAGGTGGTACTTTATTGTGATTTCGATTTTCactttcctgatgattagtgatgctgagtacTTTTTCATCTACGTGTTGGCtatttgtacgtcttcttttgcccattttaaaatcagattatttggatttttaaatttgtttgtttgctattgagttgtCTGAATTTATCATATactctggatattaaccccttgcCTGATGCATAGCTTTCAAAAATTTCCCCCgttctataggttgtctcttcattctgttgattgtgtcctttgctgtgcagaagctttttagtgtcatgtaatttcatttgtctattttttgttttgttgcctatgcttttgaggtcctatataaataattcttggccagaccaatgtcatgaagtttttcccttatgttttcttgtAGCAGTTTCACAGTTTgggatcttacatttaagtttgtaatccattttgagtttaacttttgtatgtggtgaaagataggggtctagtttcattcttctgcatgttcATAtcgttttcctagcaccatttattaaagggACTGTCCTTTCCCAATGTGTCTTCTTGGCACCTTCATTGAAAATCAGTCGTAAATGTTTAGATCTATTTCTCGATTGTCTATTCTgctccactggtctatgtgtcggtttttatgccaataccatgctgttttggttattacaactttgtaatatattttgaagtgatGTAgggtgatgccttcagctttatcCTTTTGCCTCAAAATTGCtctggctattcagggtcttctGTGATTCTACACAaatataaggatttttttttctatttctgtggggaATGTCATTGGTATCTTGATAGGtattgcattcaatctgtagattgctttggacagtgtgggcattttaacaatattaatttttccagtccatgaacacaggatatgttttcatttctttgtgtccttttcaatttctttcaccaatgttttatagttttcattgtggagatctttcacctccttggttgaACTTTTTCTGAGGTTTTCAagcatcatatgttctcactgataagtgggagctaagctatgaggatgcaaaggcacaaaaatgatacaatggactttggggtaCTTGGAGCtcggtgaggaataaaagactacacgttgggtacagtgtatactacTCGGATGATggttgcaccaaaatctcagaaatcaccactaaataacttgtTCATGTAAggaaacaccacctgttccccagaaacctattgaaataaaaaaaattattcagagtttaaaaattttattttttgtagctatcaTAAAAGGgattgtttacttgttttttgatttgtatatattgaaaTATCCTTGTATctctgggatgaatcccactttaTCATGGTGAAGGATCTTTTCACTATgctattgaattcagtttgctagtaatttgttgaggatttttgtatttgtgttcttcagggatattggcctatagttttcttttttgttgtatttttttctaattttggtgtcagggtaattctggcctcaaagaatgagtttggaagaattccCTCCCCTTCCATTTTTTGAGAATAGCTTGAGAAGAATTggttagttctttaaatgtttggtaaaattcagcagtggaACCATTAGGTCCTAGGCTTTTTTTGAcgggagacattttattactgattcaatcttattACTCATTGTTGGTCTGAttgggttttctatttcttcatgattcagtcttagtAGGTTGTGTGTGTCCAGGAGttaattcatttcttctaggttttccaattcaTTAACATATAAGTCattcataatagtctcttatgatcctttgtgtttctgtggtatgagttataatgtcttcttttttatctctgattttatttatttgagtcatgtatcttttttttttcatagtgtgTTAGTacattttttgttgctataacagaaaaccacatgctgggtaatttatttacaaaagaaatttatttctgacattTCTGGAGGccgagaagttcaagatcaagcaGCTCTATCTGATTAGAGTTTTTTTGTtgcatcataacatggtggaGGGTATCACATGACAAGAGGGCAAGAACATGATAGCTTacattcctctttctcttcttatagaGCCACTAATCTTATTATGGGGCCCCACCCTGATGACctcatctaatcctaattacctcccaataGCCCATCAAATATGAATTTAGGGGTTAATTTTCAAACACATGAAAtatgggggacacattcaaaccatagtagtTACTCTAGCTTTATGTTCatcaaatttttttaatttttatattttttctatttatttatttattttagtcttttattattattattattttattattatactttaagttctagggtacatgtgcataacgtgcaggtttgttacatatgtatacttgtgccatgttggtgtgctgcacccatcaacttgtcagcacccatcaactcgttatttacatcaggtataactcccaatgcaatccctcccccctcccccctccccctcccccctccccatgataggccctggtgtgtgatgttccccttcccgagtccaagtgatctcattgttcagttcccacctatgagtgagaacatgcggtgtttggttttctgttcttgcgatagtttgctgagaatgatggtttccagctgcatccatgtccctacaaaggacacaaactcatccatacattaaaaagtcaggaaacaacaggtgctggagaggatgtggagaaacaggaacactt encodes:
- the LOC105489135 gene encoding C2 calcium-dependent domain-containing protein 4B; protein product: MRLLEKLCSSNSGSSAPKPAFAKVLTPNRIPEFCIPPRLPAPCALESPSRAAALPRRCAAERDLWPRAADEDAGRTDWDPRSQAALSLPHLPRVLTAYGFCVLLESPHTRRKESLLLGDPSAPRPRTRAYGGGCGPDAPLETLCGPRAPGPATPAVPGRPRPPQDALVRRPRGCHLLRAPDGLLSRALRARRSRRLARARSVSSGNEDKERRAGSQSPARAPSASPSSSRDPLPELLEAEGTLALGRAGDALRLAAEYCPETGRLRLRLLPAEGLAGGAPGPRAVRCRLSLVLRPPDTARRQCSIVVGRSRKASFDQDFCFDGLSEDEVRRLAVRVKAWDEGRGRERGRLLGQGELSLGALLLL